A genomic segment from Scomber japonicus isolate fScoJap1 chromosome 11, fScoJap1.pri, whole genome shotgun sequence encodes:
- the tnfsf13b gene encoding tumor necrosis factor ligand superfamily member 13B — protein MGPAMAVLAGVQSGQKTGEGRLSWPVFLLTLAAVTSSSLSALSLYQLVALRAEVEGLKSEVYRRREEGQEVKHGGQTENISSRRGSQEPLHQPGSQQAFTHTRRKRMVSGTETLVSQPCLQLLANNSRKTFIKEFALEPHTGIPWQTGLRRGSALEADRDSILVREEGFYFVYSQVYYMDTTFAMGHVVIRRKRNVVGDEPQYVILFRCIQNMNPEYPYNTCYTGGIVKLEAGDNLELLIPRSTADVSLDGDATFVGAVKLA, from the exons ATGGGACCCGCAATGGCAGTTTTAGCAGGTGTGCAGTCTGGACAAAAGACAGGTGAAGGGAGGCTGTCCTGGCCAGTTTTCCTGCTGACACTAGCTGCAGtcacctcctcttctctttcagctCTGTCTTTGTACCAACTGGTAGCCCTCAGAGCTGAGGTAGAGGGACTCAAGTCAGAGGTTTATCGCAGGAGAGAAGAGGGACAAGAGGTCAAGCACGGAGGCCAG ACTGAGAATATAAGTAGCAGGAGAGGCAGCCAGGAGCCGCTGCACCAGCCAGGCTCTCAACAGGCTTTCACCCACACAAGGAGGAAAAGAATGGTCTCTGGAACAGAGACATTAG TTTCTCAGCCTTGCCTGCAATTGCTGGCAAACAACAGCAGGAAAACCTTCATTAAag AATTTGCCCTGGAGCCACACACAGGTATCCCCTGGCAGACTGGGCTGAGGAGAGGCTCTGCCTTggaggcagacagagacagcatattagtcagagaggagggtttCTACTTTGTGTACAGTCAG GTCTATTACATGGACACCACCTTTGCAATGGGCCATGTGGTGATTCGGAGGAAGAGGAATGTAGTGGGGGACGAGCCTCAGTATGTGATCCTGTTCCGCTGCATCCAGAATATGAACCCCGAGTACCCTTACAACACCTGCTACACAGGAG GTATTGTGAAGCTGGAGGCCGGGGACAACTTGGAGCTACTGATCCCTCGGTCCACAGCTGACGTGTCCCTGGATGGAGACGCCACCTTTGTGGGTGCTGTCAAACTGGCTTAA